In Ailuropoda melanoleuca isolate Jingjing chromosome 4, ASM200744v2, whole genome shotgun sequence, the following proteins share a genomic window:
- the RLN3 gene encoding relaxin-3, which produces MQKENKRGKKRRQRTICLRDAHVGGARMYKWGARTQRRHRHPGKLPCCALESQVFLSSMAKHPLLLLLTVWVLAGELWLRTEARASPFGVKLCGREFIRAVIFTCGGSRWRRADVLAPEATDADSDTDSELDEAVASSELLAMTKYPLASYGGRPGWQGTPGTLRGGRDVVAGLSSNCCKWGCSKSEISSLC; this is translated from the exons atgcaaaaggaaaacaaaagaggaaagaaaaggagacaaagaacCATCTGTCTCAGAGACGCACAC GTGGGGGGAGCCAGGATGTATAAATGGGGGGCCAGGACACAGCGGAGACACAGACACCCAGGGAAGTTGCCTTGCTGTGCCCTGGAGTCCCAGGTGTTCCTGTCCAGCATGGCCAAGCACCCGCTGCTGCTACTGTTAACCGTGTGGGTGCTGGCTGGGGAGCTGTGGCTGAGGACTGAGGCCCGGGCGTCACCCTTCGGAGTGAAACTTTGTGGCCGGGAATTCATCCGGGCGGTCATCTTCACCTGCGGGGGCTCCCGGTGGAGACGGGCGGACGTCCTGGCTCCTGAAGCTAcag ATGCGGACTCGGACACAGACAGTGAGCTGGATGAGGCAGTAGCCTCCAGCGAGTTGTTGGCCATGACCAAGTACCCCCTGGCTTCTTATGGGGGCCGACCTGGCTGGCAGGGAACTCCGGGGACTCTGCGTGGTGGCCGTGATGTCGTGGCAGGCCTCTCCAGCAACTGCTGCAAGTGGGGGTGCAGTAAGAGTGAAATCAGCAGCCTGTGCTAG